The following proteins are co-located in the Molothrus ater isolate BHLD 08-10-18 breed brown headed cowbird chromosome 29, BPBGC_Mater_1.1, whole genome shotgun sequence genome:
- the LOC129046969 gene encoding LOW QUALITY PROTEIN: Fc receptor-like protein 4 (The sequence of the model RefSeq protein was modified relative to this genomic sequence to represent the inferred CDS: deleted 1 base in 1 codon), with the protein MAGKVALLLWAQTLGLAGAQTTQLLVEPPWRPAVLWDRVTLTCQGSGTAGATTWYKDRQRWGQQGRDHLSVTESGTYTCDRPSTRHSPTVTVLHGWLVLQVPARALLEGDTVTLRCRSWQNKPLTDVYFYHDGKKLQGLHDGTELSLSPLRLHHSGRYLCGGRVVSQWRESEQVTVTVHRVPLSGVSLSAQPPGGQVALGDSLVLSCAGAVGTGPLSFSWHEQDSWAPLGSCPCLELHHVGDNDSGQYRCRVSDGDREAESDPMNVTVLVPVANAAITPGPLSHQVRAGDNVTLHCSVQVGSAPVTFTWLHNRQKVAQGPLLELRDFDVGHSGTYQCVATNQLGQDGHRMFQALSPELALGVTPWVTAVAVNVGRTLLFLLLLVAVIGGCHWWHHQEPRKLQDRLLRPPLIPTGPPVEEGAVLNTHIMGTEWAVGEFGGDRDTSPTGVTPPSPRSPQPESLSGPPRVSPSPAPPWVPQVTNAELSGPHKGQWDPCDYESVL; encoded by the exons atggcCGGGAAGGTGGCGCTGCTCCTGTGGG cccagaccCTCGGCCTCGCTG gtgcccagaccacccagctcctggtggaGCCACCCTGGAGGCCGGCGGTGCTGTGGGACCGGGTGACACTGACCTGCCAGGGCTCGGGGACCGCCGGTGCCACCACCTGGTACAAGGACAGGCAGcgctgggggcagcagggacgTGACCACCTGAGTGTCACTGAGAGT GGCACCTACACATGTGACAGACCTagcaccaggcacagccctACGGTGACAGTCTTACATG gctggctggtgctgcaggtgccagcacGGGCGCTGCTGGAGGGGGACACGGTGACACTGCGCTGCCGGAGCTGGCAGAACAAACCACTCACGGATGTGTACTTCTACCACGATGGGAAGAAACTGCAGGGGCTCCATGATGGGActgagctctccctgtcccccctgcgGTTGCACCACAGCGGCCGCTACCTCTGTGGGGGCCGGGTGGTGTCACAGTGGAGAGAGTCAGagcaggtgacagtgacagtgcaCA GGGTCCCGCTCTcgggggtgtccctgtcagCGCAGCCCCCTGGGGGACAGGTGGCACTCGGGGAcagcctggtgctgagctgcgCAGGGGCCGTGGGGACAGGTCCCTTGTCCTTCTCCTGGCACGAGCAGGACTCATGGGCACCTCtgggctcctgcccctgcctggagctgcaccaTGTTGGGGACAATGACAGTGGCCAGTACCGGTGCCGGGTCAGTGATGGGGACAGAGAGGCTGAGAGTGACCCCATGAATGTCACCGTCCTGG tgccCGTGGCCAATGCCGCCATCACCCCCGGTCCCCTGTCACACCAGGTGCGTGCAGGTGACAACGTGACCCTGCACTGCTcggtgcaggtgggctcagCCCCTGTCACCTTCACCTGGCTGCACAACAGGCAGAAGGTGGCCCAGGGtcccctcctggagctcagggactTCGATGTGGGACATTCGGGCACCTACCAGTGCGTGGCCACCaaccagctgggacaggacGGGCACCGCATGTTCCAGGCactcagccctgagctggccCTGGGAGTGACACCCTGGGTCACAG cagtggctgtgaaTGTCGGCAGGaccctcctgttcctgctcctgctcgtGGCTGTCATCGGGGGCTGTCACTGGTGGCACCACCAGG AACCCAGGAAGCTCCAGGACAG acTACTGAGACCCCCCCTTATCCCGACAGGACCCCCCGTGGAGGAGGGGGCTGTGCTCAACACCCACATCATGGGCACCGAGTGGGCAGTGGGAGAATtcgggggggacagggacacgtCACCCACAGGTGTCACCCCCCCCTCACCCAGGTCCCCACAACCGGAGTCACTCTCAGGGCCCCCAcgggtgtcccccagccctgccccaccttGGGTTCCACAAGTGACCAATGCGGAGCTGTCGGGACCCCACAAGGGACAGTGGGACCCCTGTGACTACGAGAGCgtgctgtga